A DNA window from Mucilaginibacter xinganensis contains the following coding sequences:
- a CDS encoding amidohydrolase has product MKKFLPVLLLLAMACKQKEYNADLLVKNALVYTVDSKFSTAEAFVVNAGKIIAVGNADTLQEKYKARQVVDAGGKPVYPGFIDAHAHFYEYGLGLQEADLDTTKSWQEVIDSVRSFAAKNPEGWIVGRGWDQNKWKVKQFPDKAKLDSLFPARPVILSRIDGHAVMVNQAALNIAGVKPGQTIIGGKIETINGKLTGLMIDNAQGIITRKIPPPTEQVTQSAFLGAQKNCFAVGLTTVDDCGLPFTMVNTIASLQHKGALKMRMYVMLSDAEENYEYLFKRGAYKTPSLNVRAFKVYADGALGSRGACLLQPYADQKNWRGFLLSQPKHFEEVAKKIADHGFQMCTHAIGDSANRVILKIYASVLKGKNDKRWRIEHSQIVAPEDVKYFGDYNIVPSVQPTHATSDMNWAVTRLGKARLKTAYAYKQLLNQNGWLPLGTDFPVENINPMYTFYAAVERKDLKGMPEDGFQMENAISRKQALQGITIWAAKANFEEKEKGSIEPGKYADFVVLDNDIMKAKGSVLPNIKVLKTFINGEQVYEKK; this is encoded by the coding sequence ATGAAGAAATTTTTGCCCGTTCTGTTATTGCTGGCAATGGCTTGTAAACAAAAGGAATACAATGCCGACCTGCTGGTAAAAAATGCCCTGGTTTATACCGTGGACAGTAAATTTAGTACTGCGGAGGCTTTTGTGGTAAACGCCGGAAAAATTATAGCGGTAGGCAATGCGGATACTTTGCAGGAAAAATATAAAGCTCGCCAGGTAGTTGATGCCGGTGGCAAACCGGTATATCCGGGTTTTATTGATGCACATGCACACTTTTATGAATATGGCCTGGGCTTGCAGGAGGCCGACCTGGATACCACAAAAAGCTGGCAGGAGGTGATAGATTCTGTGCGGTCATTCGCTGCTAAAAACCCTGAAGGCTGGATAGTTGGCCGCGGTTGGGATCAAAATAAATGGAAAGTAAAACAATTTCCGGATAAGGCTAAGCTGGATTCGTTATTTCCTGCGCGTCCGGTGATATTAAGCCGGATTGACGGTCATGCCGTTATGGTTAACCAGGCCGCATTGAATATAGCAGGCGTTAAGCCGGGGCAAACTATTATAGGGGGCAAAATTGAAACAATAAACGGCAAACTTACGGGATTAATGATTGATAATGCGCAAGGTATTATTACCCGCAAAATACCGCCGCCTACAGAGCAGGTCACTCAGTCAGCCTTTTTAGGCGCACAAAAAAACTGTTTCGCAGTGGGCTTAACCACTGTTGACGATTGCGGCCTGCCATTTACCATGGTAAACACCATTGCATCGTTACAGCACAAGGGTGCATTAAAAATGCGCATGTACGTGATGCTTTCAGATGCCGAAGAAAATTATGAATACCTGTTTAAACGGGGCGCTTACAAAACGCCATCGCTTAATGTGCGCGCTTTCAAGGTTTATGCTGATGGTGCACTTGGATCGCGCGGAGCATGCCTGTTGCAGCCTTATGCCGACCAAAAGAACTGGCGCGGCTTTTTATTGAGTCAGCCAAAGCATTTTGAAGAAGTTGCAAAAAAAATAGCTGATCATGGTTTCCAGATGTGTACCCATGCCATTGGCGATTCAGCAAACAGGGTGATCTTAAAGATCTACGCAAGCGTATTAAAGGGTAAAAATGATAAACGCTGGCGAATTGAACACTCACAGATTGTAGCACCGGAAGATGTTAAGTACTTTGGCGATTATAATATTGTACCATCTGTACAGCCAACCCATGCTACGTCAGATATGAATTGGGCAGTTACCCGTCTCGGGAAGGCTCGTTTAAAAACAGCGTATGCTTACAAGCAATTGCTTAACCAAAATGGCTGGCTGCCGCTGGGTACAGATTTTCCAGTTGAAAATATTAACCCAATGTACACGTTTTACGCAGCAGTTGAGCGCAAGGACCTGAAAGGCATGCCTGAGGACGGGTTCCAGATGGAAAATGCAATAAGCCGCAAACAAGCACTGCAGGGCATAACCATCTGGGCGGCAAAAGCAAATTTTGAAGAAAAAGAAAAGGGAAGTATTGAACCCGGAAAATATGCCGATTTTGTAGTATTGGATAATGATATTATGAAGGCAAAAGGGTCAGTATTACCTAATATTAAAGTTTTAAAAACATTTATAAACGGAGAACAGGTGTATGAGAAAAAATAA
- the mutL gene encoding DNA mismatch repair endonuclease MutL produces MSDIIQLLPDSVANQIAAGEVVQRPASAVKELIENSIDAGADKIQLIVKEAGKSLIQIIDNGCGMSVTDARMCFERHATSKIRKAEDLFAIRTMGFRGEAMASIAAIAQVELKTRRIEDELGTCIFIEGSEVVSQEACSANPGTSISIKNLFYNTPARRNFLKSNAVEMRYIIDELQRIALANPQVFFTLHHNGQEVYHLPATTLKQRIIHLFGNNYNERLVPVEEDTTVVKLQGFVGKPEFAKRTRGEQFFFVNHRFIKDAYLNHAVLMAFKELLPEDTFPLYVLFIEIDPAKIDINVHPTKTEIKYQDEQTIYAIIRSAVKRSLGRYNITPSLDFDQENSIEHLVTLKPLEEIVAPTISFNPDFNPFNTYNDREAPALRSSGDYRSSPIPKNWDTLYEISKRESSIQQEMHEEKTIAVDEHEVNKPSERQLFQIQNRFILSQIKSGFMLIHQQAAHERILYERFLQQLQNHSGISQQSLFPQSVTLNSSDFELLKELLPDIRALGFDIREFGKNTVVIEGIPADLNNASEHEILEQLLEGFKNNQSILKLDKRDSLARSLARNAATKAGVKMSLEEMNILIDQLFACQMPNLALNGKLVITTFTLNELLERFEK; encoded by the coding sequence ATGTCAGACATCATACAGCTTTTACCAGATTCCGTTGCCAACCAGATAGCCGCAGGCGAAGTAGTGCAAAGGCCGGCATCGGCGGTAAAAGAACTTATAGAGAATTCGATAGACGCAGGGGCAGACAAGATCCAACTTATAGTAAAAGAAGCGGGAAAATCACTAATCCAGATTATAGACAACGGTTGTGGCATGAGCGTTACCGATGCACGCATGTGCTTTGAGCGGCACGCTACCTCGAAGATCCGTAAGGCGGAAGATCTTTTTGCCATCCGTACAATGGGTTTCCGCGGCGAGGCCATGGCGTCAATAGCCGCAATTGCACAGGTTGAGCTAAAAACCCGCAGGATAGAAGACGAACTGGGTACTTGTATTTTTATCGAAGGATCGGAGGTAGTAAGCCAGGAAGCGTGCTCTGCCAACCCGGGTACCTCCATATCCATCAAAAATTTATTTTACAATACCCCCGCCCGCCGCAACTTTTTAAAAAGCAACGCGGTAGAAATGCGGTATATTATTGATGAACTGCAACGCATAGCGCTGGCTAACCCGCAGGTATTTTTCACCCTGCATCATAATGGACAGGAAGTTTATCATTTACCTGCTACAACGTTAAAGCAACGCATCATCCACTTGTTCGGCAATAATTACAATGAACGCCTGGTACCGGTAGAAGAAGATACTACGGTGGTTAAGCTGCAGGGCTTTGTAGGCAAGCCGGAATTTGCCAAAAGGACGCGCGGAGAACAATTCTTTTTTGTAAACCACCGTTTTATAAAAGACGCTTATTTGAATCATGCGGTGCTGATGGCGTTTAAAGAACTGTTACCGGAAGATACTTTTCCGCTGTATGTGCTGTTTATTGAAATTGACCCCGCTAAAATTGACATCAATGTTCATCCTACAAAAACAGAAATAAAATACCAGGACGAACAGACGATATATGCTATCATCCGATCGGCAGTAAAGCGTTCATTGGGTCGGTATAATATTACACCCAGTTTGGATTTTGACCAGGAGAACAGCATTGAACACCTGGTTACGCTTAAACCGTTGGAAGAAATTGTTGCGCCAACAATTTCTTTTAACCCTGATTTTAATCCGTTCAACACTTATAACGACAGGGAAGCGCCTGCTTTGCGCAGCAGCGGCGACTACCGCAGCTCACCCATTCCAAAAAACTGGGATACGCTTTATGAGATCAGCAAAAGGGAGAGCAGCATACAGCAGGAGATGCATGAAGAAAAAACCATTGCTGTTGATGAACACGAAGTAAACAAGCCAAGCGAGCGGCAGCTTTTCCAGATTCAAAACAGGTTTATACTTTCGCAGATAAAATCAGGATTTATGTTGATTCATCAGCAGGCGGCTCATGAGCGGATTTTATACGAACGCTTTTTGCAACAACTGCAAAATCATTCCGGGATTAGCCAGCAAAGCCTGTTCCCGCAATCGGTTACATTAAATAGCAGCGATTTTGAGTTATTAAAAGAACTTTTACCCGATATTCGTGCGCTGGGATTTGACATCAGGGAATTTGGCAAAAATACGGTAGTGATTGAAGGTATCCCCGCTGATTTGAACAATGCCTCGGAACATGAAATATTGGAACAATTACTGGAAGGATTTAAAAATAACCAGTCGATATTAAAGCTGGACAAGCGCGACAGCCTGGCGAGGAGTTTGGCACGAAATGCTGCAACAAAAGCGGGCGTAAAGATGTCATTAGAAGAAATGAATATATTGATAGACCAGCTTTTTGCCTGCCAGATGCCAAATCTTGCACTGAATGGTAAGCTGGTAATTACTACTTTTACACTGAACGAACTTTTAGAACGATTTGAAAAATAA
- a CDS encoding rhomboid family intramembrane serine protease, whose translation MSAYRQSPFANLTPVVKNLLIINLICFLPFVLMSDANYSELVVKNFGAFYFNSPFFRVWQILTYMFLHGGWQHILFNMFALFSFGPILEYSIGPKRFLNLYLICGIGAIILQMVVQALEVHAMTGAFTVPPFSIADPSVPEKLKAIYFGPVVGASGAIFGLLVAFGMLFPNMELMMLFVPVPIKAKYLIVVYILIELYLGFSQYAGDSVAHFAHLGGALLGFILIKTWGLQRIQ comes from the coding sequence ATGAGCGCATACAGGCAATCACCCTTCGCTAATTTAACACCGGTTGTAAAAAACCTGCTGATCATTAACCTTATTTGCTTTTTACCATTCGTACTCATGAGTGATGCAAATTATAGTGAACTGGTTGTAAAAAACTTTGGCGCGTTTTATTTTAACTCACCCTTTTTCAGAGTATGGCAAATACTCACCTACATGTTTTTACATGGGGGCTGGCAGCACATTTTGTTTAACATGTTTGCCCTTTTTTCATTCGGCCCGATATTGGAATATTCTATTGGTCCGAAACGTTTTCTGAACCTTTATTTAATTTGTGGAATCGGTGCTATTATTTTACAGATGGTTGTGCAAGCGCTAGAAGTACACGCCATGACCGGTGCCTTTACGGTACCGCCTTTCAGTATTGCAGACCCATCTGTTCCGGAAAAATTAAAAGCGATTTATTTTGGACCGGTGGTAGGCGCGTCAGGTGCAATATTCGGACTGCTGGTGGCTTTTGGGATGCTTTTTCCCAATATGGAGTTAATGATGTTGTTTGTACCTGTACCTATAAAGGCAAAATACCTGATAGTAGTTTATATTTTGATTGAGCTTTATCTCGGCTTTAGTCAGTACGCCGGCGATTCGGTGGCCCACTTTGCACACCTGGGTGGTGCACTGCTCGGTTTTATCCTCATAAAAACCTGGGGGTTACAGCGGATTCAATAA
- a CDS encoding rhomboid family protein produces the protein MSTLWQNIQYKVLRSDSKLNLLIGINVFVFLLINIADTLGKFFFKTGIIDFYSTEYLLLPSNLHTLLTHFWTPLTYMFMHAGIFHILFNMLWLYWFGQIFEEYLGKKRTVGLYLMGGLAGAFLFVLCYNTVPLFANQSVPLVGASASVMAIIIGTATLLPDYTISLILIGPVKLKWIALFIIIIDFFGIVGPNAGGELAHLGGALMGFIYIKQVQKGNDWIAGITNLFKPKSKLKVVSKNSSGKSTGKPRQEEIDLILDKISQSGYDSLNKQERETLFRASNNEG, from the coding sequence ATGAGCACGCTCTGGCAAAACATACAATACAAAGTACTGCGATCAGACAGTAAACTAAACCTGCTTATCGGTATTAATGTATTTGTTTTTTTGCTGATTAATATTGCTGATACCTTAGGAAAGTTTTTTTTCAAAACCGGCATTATTGATTTTTACAGCACGGAGTATCTTTTATTACCCTCCAATTTACACACGCTGCTTACCCATTTCTGGACACCGCTAACGTACATGTTTATGCATGCGGGAATTTTTCATATCCTGTTCAACATGCTGTGGCTTTACTGGTTTGGGCAGATATTTGAAGAATACCTGGGTAAAAAGCGCACTGTTGGCCTTTACCTCATGGGTGGCCTGGCAGGTGCTTTCCTGTTTGTATTATGCTATAACACGGTTCCGTTATTTGCCAATCAAAGCGTTCCATTGGTAGGCGCATCAGCAAGTGTAATGGCCATTATAATCGGCACAGCTACTTTGCTGCCTGATTATACGATCTCCCTGATCTTAATTGGCCCGGTTAAATTAAAATGGATAGCCCTCTTCATTATCATCATTGACTTTTTTGGAATAGTGGGACCTAATGCCGGCGGCGAACTGGCTCACCTTGGGGGCGCTCTGATGGGATTTATTTATATTAAGCAGGTGCAAAAAGGCAACGACTGGATTGCGGGAATCACAAACTTATTTAAGCCTAAATCCAAATTAAAAGTAGTCTCAAAAAATTCTTCAGGAAAATCAACCGGAAAGCCGCGACAAGAAGAAATAGACCTTATATTAGATAAAATTTCACAATCGGGATATGACAGCCTGAATAAACAGGAAAGAGAAACATTATTCCGGGCGAGCAATAATGAAGGGTAA
- a CDS encoding endonuclease/exonuclease/phosphatase family protein: MKGKRKLNLFDKIILWLNCLLCLALLISYLAPVVDPKTFWVVAFFGLAYPPLLLGSLIFIIYWILRKNWYFIVSVLCIAIGYSVLLNNFQLHGPSSYSNGPNQTVINMMTYNVHNFKRYGANNDISTKHEILQVINESQPDVIGIQEFYTRKAGQYDMRDSILRIMGTTWYYFEPAVANTQEAIGIAIFSKFPIVAHGFVPFANKMGENACLYIDIKKGDIQFRVYSVHLQSIRFDNEDYKYLNSIAKQGSKTDGSSARRLGSKLKTAFIKRSDQVKKIKEHAAQCPYPYIISGDFNDTPASYAVNQMAKGIKNAFREGGAGFGRTYNGDFPNYQIDYIMASPQFDVRSYQIIEKKLSDHYPVKSDLVLR, encoded by the coding sequence ATGAAGGGTAAAAGAAAACTAAATCTTTTTGATAAAATAATCCTTTGGCTAAACTGCCTGCTGTGCCTTGCGTTACTGATCAGCTACCTCGCTCCCGTTGTTGACCCTAAAACTTTTTGGGTGGTTGCTTTTTTTGGCCTTGCTTATCCTCCGCTGTTGTTAGGCAGCCTGATATTTATAATTTACTGGATCCTGCGAAAAAACTGGTATTTTATTGTTTCGGTTTTATGTATCGCGATAGGTTATAGTGTATTGCTTAATAACTTCCAGTTGCATGGCCCCTCATCCTACTCCAACGGGCCAAATCAAACAGTGATAAATATGATGACGTATAACGTCCATAATTTTAAACGTTATGGTGCGAATAACGATATCTCAACCAAGCACGAGATCCTGCAGGTAATTAATGAAAGCCAGCCGGATGTAATAGGGATACAGGAGTTTTACACGCGCAAGGCAGGCCAGTATGATATGCGCGACTCCATCCTAAGGATAATGGGAACCACCTGGTATTATTTTGAACCCGCCGTGGCCAACACTCAGGAGGCAATCGGGATCGCTATTTTTTCAAAGTTTCCCATCGTGGCGCACGGGTTTGTTCCGTTTGCCAATAAAATGGGTGAAAATGCGTGTCTTTATATTGATATAAAAAAAGGCGATATACAGTTCAGGGTTTACAGCGTGCACCTGCAATCCATTCGCTTTGATAATGAAGATTATAAGTACCTGAATAGTATAGCCAAACAAGGCAGTAAGACAGATGGGTCATCGGCCCGCAGATTGGGAAGTAAATTAAAAACCGCATTCATAAAACGCAGTGACCAGGTAAAAAAAATAAAAGAACATGCAGCGCAGTGCCCTTACCCTTATATTATTTCCGGCGATTTTAATGACACTCCTGCCTCATACGCTGTTAATCAAATGGCAAAAGGAATAAAGAATGCCTTTCGGGAAGGAGGAGCGGGTTTTGGCCGCACCTACAATGGCGATTTCCCCAACTACCAGATAGACTATATTATGGCGAGCCCGCAATTTGATGTCCGCAGCTACCAGATCATTGAAAAAAAACTTTCAGACCATTACCCGGTTAAGAGCGATTTGGTATTACGTTAG
- a CDS encoding DUF885 domain-containing protein, with translation MKIRPIFLIPILLCLTGFKSGETFDAFADKFVSGYKELKIPQLELSYVNMLKQIKPADQIKKQINFFESIRSEQKQIAVTSLSSSQKKDYELIAYETELNLERLALEKQWNAAGIKEVPATGLYTIPNGKAWYSYFLKNWLSANVTPDEIYQFGLAEVKRVQAQISVIQKQSGMDDDAFYKHLNDSSFFIVDARVVMVHFEQTRAVVYNHLHYLFNEHNIPPVRIEKGANEAMAQVPGYYDENVFYYNQFNKPYNTRQIGWLFIHEAVPGHHYKASINASLKQSKVQQLFYYMGLEEGWGAYCEELGKDLGVYKTPYDELGKWEWDLVRSVRVPMDIGLNYYGWTDEQALAFWKKNIKNQDDIAMREIARVKRWPAQCITYKYGADQIIQWKQLLQKREGNKFNIKNFHDQILNLGSLPVFMAKESVLNNG, from the coding sequence ATGAAGATTAGGCCAATTTTTCTTATCCCAATTTTGCTTTGTTTAACCGGTTTTAAAAGCGGCGAAACCTTTGATGCTTTCGCTGATAAGTTTGTGAGCGGTTATAAAGAACTCAAAATTCCGCAACTGGAGCTGAGTTATGTGAATATGCTGAAACAAATAAAACCGGCAGATCAAATTAAAAAACAGATAAATTTTTTTGAATCGATCAGGTCAGAACAAAAACAAATAGCCGTAACCAGTTTAAGCAGCAGTCAAAAAAAGGATTATGAACTGATAGCGTATGAAACCGAACTGAATTTGGAAAGGCTTGCGCTTGAAAAACAATGGAATGCAGCCGGGATAAAGGAAGTTCCGGCTACCGGGCTGTACACCATTCCTAACGGCAAAGCCTGGTATTCCTACTTTTTAAAGAACTGGCTAAGCGCAAATGTTACTCCTGATGAAATTTATCAATTCGGGTTAGCGGAAGTAAAAAGGGTGCAAGCGCAAATAAGTGTCATCCAAAAACAAAGCGGGATGGACGACGATGCTTTTTATAAGCATTTAAATGACTCGTCTTTTTTTATAGTTGATGCCAGGGTGGTGATGGTGCACTTTGAACAGACAAGAGCAGTTGTGTACAACCACCTTCATTACTTATTTAACGAACATAACATCCCTCCTGTAAGAATTGAAAAAGGTGCTAACGAAGCGATGGCCCAGGTGCCCGGATATTATGATGAAAACGTATTTTATTACAATCAATTTAACAAACCTTATAATACAAGGCAAATCGGATGGCTTTTTATTCATGAAGCGGTACCCGGGCATCATTATAAAGCGTCCATAAACGCTTCCTTAAAACAATCAAAAGTACAGCAACTATTTTATTACATGGGGCTGGAAGAAGGCTGGGGTGCTTATTGCGAAGAGTTGGGCAAAGATCTGGGAGTTTATAAAACACCGTATGATGAGCTTGGTAAATGGGAATGGGATCTGGTGAGATCAGTGCGGGTGCCTATGGACATTGGACTGAACTATTATGGCTGGACTGATGAGCAGGCACTTGCCTTCTGGAAAAAAAACATCAAAAATCAGGATGATATAGCCATGCGCGAAATTGCAAGGGTAAAACGTTGGCCGGCTCAATGCATTACCTATAAATATGGTGCCGACCAGATTATACAATGGAAACAATTGCTACAAAAAAGGGAAGGTAATAAGTTTAACATCAAAAATTTTCACGACCAGATTCTTAATCTCGGTTCGCTGCCAGTATTTATGGCGAAGGAAAGTGTGCTGAATAACGGCTAA
- a CDS encoding MFS transporter, which yields MTNTAAIKKHPELTPLTLWIMTIATGLVVANLYYNQPLLEDIARTYHTTRAKAGQVSVLTQIGYATGLFFLAPLADMVKRKRLMVIVFAFIISSLLLTATAASINVLIIASFLIGATSMIPQILVPMAAHLAKPNERGKKIGVIMSGLLIGILLSRTFSGYIGEYFGWRAVYYIAAGIMLLMWAMVGLFLPEVEPDYKGTYRQLMASLAHLVRHEPKLRLAALRGALCFACFSAFWTTIVFLLKQNFDMGSSVAGEFGLVGAFGAIAAGLMGRLSDRMDAYKLSGFTLLLILISFIIFIFSAHSIIGLIIGVIVMDMGVQATHISNQSIIFALKPEARNRINTIYMVTYFIGGSVGTFFATQLWKSYQWNGVCITGITISVITLIIHFANHPKPIQKTTTV from the coding sequence ATGACTAACACTGCAGCAATTAAAAAACATCCTGAACTAACCCCCCTTACGTTGTGGATAATGACCATTGCAACAGGCCTGGTGGTAGCTAACTTATATTATAATCAGCCACTGCTTGAGGACATAGCCCGCACTTACCATACTACCCGTGCAAAAGCCGGGCAGGTTTCTGTGCTTACCCAAATAGGTTACGCTACGGGCCTGTTTTTCCTGGCTCCATTGGCAGATATGGTAAAACGAAAACGATTAATGGTGATTGTGTTTGCCTTTATTATTTCCTCGTTATTGCTTACTGCCACAGCAGCATCAATTAATGTACTTATAATTGCCAGCTTCCTGATAGGCGCAACTTCCATGATCCCTCAAATATTAGTTCCGATGGCAGCGCACCTGGCCAAACCAAACGAGCGCGGGAAAAAGATAGGCGTTATTATGAGTGGCTTGCTGATAGGAATTCTTTTGTCAAGAACGTTTAGCGGTTACATTGGCGAATATTTTGGCTGGCGCGCCGTATACTATATTGCGGCTGGTATAATGCTGCTGATGTGGGCAATGGTAGGTTTGTTTTTGCCGGAGGTTGAACCCGATTACAAAGGTACCTACCGGCAATTAATGGCATCACTGGCGCACCTTGTCAGGCATGAACCCAAACTGCGCCTGGCAGCACTCCGAGGCGCATTGTGCTTTGCTTGTTTCAGCGCGTTCTGGACAACCATCGTATTTTTATTAAAGCAAAATTTCGATATGGGCAGCAGCGTAGCGGGCGAGTTTGGCCTGGTTGGCGCATTCGGCGCAATTGCAGCGGGATTAATGGGCAGGTTGAGCGACCGGATGGATGCCTACAAACTATCGGGCTTTACATTATTACTGATCCTGATCTCATTTATCATATTCATTTTTTCGGCGCATAGCATTATAGGTTTAATAATAGGTGTAATTGTAATGGACATGGGCGTACAAGCAACGCATATCTCTAATCAATCTATAATTTTCGCGCTAAAGCCCGAGGCACGCAACCGCATTAATACCATTTATATGGTTACTTATTTTATTGGCGGATCTGTAGGAACCTTTTTTGCCACACAACTCTGGAAAAGTTACCAGTGGAACGGCGTATGTATTACGGGCATTACCATATCAGTTATTACACTTATTATCCATTTTGCCAATCATCCAAAACCAATACAAAAAACTACAACTGTATAG
- the lpxB gene encoding lipid-A-disaccharide synthase: protein MKYYLVAGEASGDLHGANLMKALKEKDPQAEFRFFGGDLMQAEGGTLVKHYADMAFMGFIEVALNLNAILKNLKFCKADIGAWQPDVLILIDFPGFNLKIAEFAKNNNLLVCYYISPKVWAWNQKRVLKIKRIVDHLFCILPFEVDFYRAWGMEVDYVGNPLLDAVADFKPDENFIKNNSLSSKKIIALLPGSRKQEISRLLPAMLGVTGQFPDHQFVIAGAPSFNKGYYNQFLEGKNIPVLFNSTYDLLYNSAAAIVASGTATLETALFNVPQVVVYKGHPISIGIARMVVKIKFISLVNLIMDSLVVKELIQADCSALKITEELNAIIDNKTYRLQMLANYDKLDEKMGKPGASAQTAELIIKYATKK from the coding sequence ATGAAATATTACCTGGTAGCCGGCGAAGCTTCGGGCGATTTGCACGGGGCTAATTTGATGAAAGCCTTAAAGGAGAAAGATCCACAGGCCGAATTTCGTTTTTTTGGCGGTGACCTGATGCAGGCGGAAGGCGGCACCCTGGTAAAGCATTATGCCGATATGGCCTTTATGGGATTTATTGAGGTAGCGCTTAACCTGAATGCTATCTTAAAAAACCTGAAGTTTTGCAAGGCTGATATTGGAGCCTGGCAGCCGGATGTTTTGATATTGATAGATTTTCCGGGCTTTAATTTAAAGATTGCGGAATTTGCCAAAAATAATAACCTGCTGGTTTGCTATTATATCTCGCCAAAGGTTTGGGCCTGGAACCAAAAACGGGTGCTTAAAATTAAACGCATAGTTGATCACCTGTTTTGTATCCTCCCATTTGAAGTCGATTTTTATAGGGCCTGGGGAATGGAGGTTGACTATGTAGGTAATCCGTTGCTTGATGCCGTTGCTGATTTTAAGCCGGATGAAAATTTTATAAAAAACAATAGCCTGTCATCAAAAAAAATAATTGCCTTGCTTCCTGGTAGTCGCAAGCAGGAGATCAGCCGTTTATTGCCTGCAATGCTGGGTGTAACAGGTCAATTCCCGGATCACCAGTTCGTGATTGCAGGTGCACCATCCTTTAATAAGGGCTATTACAATCAGTTTTTAGAAGGGAAAAACATCCCGGTTTTGTTTAATTCAACTTACGATCTGCTCTACAATTCTGCTGCTGCCATTGTCGCCTCCGGAACGGCAACGTTGGAAACCGCTTTGTTTAATGTGCCGCAGGTAGTAGTTTACAAGGGGCACCCGATATCCATCGGCATTGCCCGCATGGTAGTTAAAATAAAATTCATCTCGCTGGTTAACCTGATTATGGATAGTTTGGTAGTGAAGGAACTAATTCAGGCGGACTGTTCTGCCTTGAAAATTACCGAGGAACTGAACGCAATCATCGATAATAAAACTTATCGCCTGCAGATGCTGGCTAACTATGATAAGCTCGACGAAAAAATGGGTAAACCCGGCGCTTCAGCCCAAACTGCCGAACTGATTATAAAATACGCCACAAAAAAATAG
- the surE gene encoding 5'/3'-nucleotidase SurE translates to MKKSKPTILVVNDDGITAPGIKALMDAMAEIGRVVVVAPDSPQSGMGHAITIGKPLRLDQVDIYEGMEMYRCSGTPVDCVKLAVNKIFKGKKPDLCVSGINHGLNNSINILYSGTMSAAVEGAIESIPSIGFSLDDYTLQADFSHCIKYVKELAQQVLDNGLPTATLLNVNFPAGAHIKGIKICRQANAKWAEEFDERMDPHKRPYYWLTGVFQMNDNGEETDVWALEHHYVSVVPVQFDMTAHHAIPVLNSWEFKV, encoded by the coding sequence ATGAAAAAATCCAAACCCACCATTCTTGTAGTAAATGACGACGGAATAACCGCCCCCGGAATAAAGGCGTTAATGGATGCCATGGCCGAAATTGGCAGGGTTGTAGTAGTAGCGCCGGACAGCCCACAGTCAGGAATGGGGCACGCTATAACAATAGGCAAACCCCTGCGGTTAGACCAGGTAGATATTTATGAGGGGATGGAAATGTATCGCTGCTCCGGCACACCGGTAGATTGCGTTAAGCTCGCTGTAAATAAGATCTTTAAAGGCAAAAAGCCAGACCTGTGTGTGTCAGGTATTAACCACGGACTAAATAATTCGATTAATATCCTTTACTCGGGGACTATGTCAGCAGCTGTTGAGGGCGCTATTGAAAGTATCCCGTCAATCGGATTTTCATTAGACGATTATACGTTACAGGCAGATTTCTCGCACTGTATAAAATACGTGAAGGAACTTGCACAGCAGGTTTTAGATAACGGCTTGCCTACTGCCACGTTGTTAAATGTAAATTTTCCGGCTGGTGCGCACATAAAAGGAATAAAGATCTGCCGCCAGGCCAACGCCAAATGGGCCGAGGAGTTTGATGAGCGCATGGATCCGCACAAGCGGCCGTATTACTGGTTAACCGGTGTTTTTCAAATGAACGACAACGGGGAAGAAACGGATGTTTGGGCATTGGAGCATCACTATGTATCTGTAGTGCCGGTGCAGTTTGATATGACGGCTCACCATGCCATACCTGTTTTAAATAGCTGGGAGTTTAAGGTATAA
- a CDS encoding CsbD family protein, with amino-acid sequence MDKLELKGGWNVVKGKIKQAYGDLTDDDLVHEEGKDDETLGKLQQKTGKSRDELVKWINSL; translated from the coding sequence ATGGACAAATTAGAATTAAAAGGCGGCTGGAACGTGGTTAAAGGTAAAATAAAACAAGCCTACGGTGATCTTACTGACGATGACCTGGTGCATGAAGAAGGTAAGGATGATGAAACCTTAGGAAAGCTTCAGCAAAAAACGGGTAAATCCCGCGATGAACTGGTAAAATGGATCAATAGCTTATAA